CGTACGCTCGAATCTCGTCCGGTGTCGGCGGTTGTACGTTCGGTGGTGACTCGGACATTCTACTGTGATGGTCGATAACAAGGAACAAAAAGATTCACCGGGACGCCATCTCGAGCGAAAGCGAGACGAACCGACCACAACCGCTCAGATCCACCGACTACTCCCGCTCAGATTCGGCCGTGGTGTCTGAGATACCCCTCCGTGAGCAGCTTCGCGAAGAAGGACTCGACCACCGGATCGTACGGCGGCGAGAGGGCGAGCAGTTCCTCGGCGACGGCTCGTTTCGTCTCCTCGAGTGAGTCCGCGGCCTCGTGCAACTCGAGGATCCGCTCGTCGTAGCGATGTAGTTCGGTTCTCGCCGTCTCGAACGCCTCTTCAGGGTCGTTCGGCCAGACGCCGAAGTGCGGGAAGATGATTCGGTCCGGTTCGAGGGTCTCGAGTCGATCGATCGTCTCCGCGATCACGTCGACGTCGAAGTTGGGGAGCGTTGCCGGCGGCAACCACTGGTCGGCCCGCCCGAAGTAGATCCCGAGACACTCGGCGGCGAACAGGAGATCACGTTCGGGGTTCCAGACCGCGAGGTGGTCCGGCGAGTGTCCGGGGGCGTGGATCAACTCGAGGCTGTTCGCGCCGATATTGACCGTCGTCCCCTCGTCCGGAACGCCGACGACGTTCTCCGCGGGAACGGGTCCCTGTTCGCCCATCGAGTCGAAGTGGCTGCCCATCGCTTGCCTGCTGCTCTCGATCAGTCCCGCGGGATTTTCGAGGTGTGTCGCGGTCGATTCGTGGATGTAGACGTCGCAATCGGGCGCGGCGTCGACGAGCGCGCTCGCGGCGCCGGTGTGATCGACGTGGACGTGCGAAAGCACGACGTTCGACAGGTCGGCCGGCGAGACGCCACACGCCTCGAGTCCGTCCAGGAGTTCGTCGGCGGTGGCGGCCACGCCCGCGTCGACCAGCGTCGGCTCGTCGTCGTCGAAGCAGTAGACGGAAGCGACGTCCGAATCGAACAGCTCCACGTCGATTCCGTACACTCCCTCGGTAACGCTGAACACGGTCATACGATAGCTGTTCGGCCGAGTTGCAAATCCGTTTCGGGTGGCCCTCGGAACCTCGTCCGCCCGCGCTCAGAAGTCGATTTCCGCCTGTCCGGTCTTGCACACGAAAAACTTCAGGTCGCCCCGGAAGACGTTGGTCCCCTCCTGCGTCGTCATCACCGTCTCGAAGACGACCAGTCCCACGTCGTTGCGGCTCTCGAGCGCTCTCGCCTCCGTGACCTCGATCTCGACCGAAACGGTATCACCGATGTAGGCGGGGTTCGGCAGTTCCATGGAGTCCATGCCGAGGAACGCGTAGGCGGTTCGCTCGAGAATGCCGATGCTCATGAGCATCCCGAGCGCGTAGTTGAACGTCATCGCGCCGTGGGCAATCCGCTCGCCGAAGTCGCGTTCCTCGGCGAACTCGGCGTTCGTGTGGAGTTCGTTCCAGTCGCCGGTTAGCGCCGCCTGCATCGTCACGTCGGTCTCGGTGATCGTTCGGCCGGGACTCCGGAACGTCTGGCCCTCCTCGAACGCTTCGAAGTGGTGTGGCTCGTAGCTGTAGGCCATACCGGCACCTCTTCGACGACCCACAAATACCTTGTCGCGACCGGTCACGCGCCGAAGACGAAACACACGAGACGTGACGAGACAAATCGCGTGCTTGCGACTGGAATGTACCGAAGCGATGCCCTCGAGAGCGGAGCGAACGGAGCCGGCGTGTTCGCGAAGAGGAACAGCTATAGGCCGATCGAATGAACACGTCTAGCATGGAGTTTCGATTCACCGACGAGCAGCGACAGATCGTCGAGATGGTCGCGGAGTTCGTCGACGACGAGGTCGTCCCGATCGCCGACGAGATCGACCACGAGGACGAGTTCCCCCACGAACTCGTCGACGAACTCGCCGAACTCGGACTGATGGGGATGCCGTTCCCCGAAGAGTACGGCGGTGCCGGACTGGACTATCACGCCTATCCGGCGGCTCTCGAGGAGATTTCGCGGGGATCGGGCGGTCTCGGAACGATCGTCGCCGCCCACATTTCGTTGGCGGGGAACATGCTCTACGAGTTCGGCGACGAATCCCAGAAGGAGGAGTATCTCACGCCGGTCGCCGAGGGGACGGATATCGGCGCGTTCGCGCTCTCTGAAGCCGGGGCCGGTAGCGACGTGCCGGCGATGGACACGGTCGCCGAACGCGACTCTGCCGAGGGAACCTCGGCTGATCCCCGAGAAGCGACGAGCGCTTCTCGGGACGGCGACGGCTACCGAATCAACGGCGGCAAACTCTGGATCTCGAACGGCTCGGTCGCGGATACGGTCACGGTGTTCGCAAAGACCGATCGAGACGCGGGGAGCAAGGGAATCTCCTCGTTCATCGTCCGTCCCGAGGCGGACGACGGCTTCATCGTCGAAGGGACGGAGGAGAAACTCGGCGATAAGGGCTGTCCGACAGCCGAACTCCGATTCGACGACCTCTGGATCCCTGAAGACCGACTGCTCGGCGAGGAAGGCGAAGGGTTCGTCCAGGCCCTGAAGACGCTCAACGGCGGACGCATCACCATCGCCGCCCGCTCGATCGGGATCGCACAGGCGGCCTTAGACGAGGCCACGAAGTACAGCCAGGATCGAGAGCAGTTCGACCAGCCAATCTCGGACTTCCAGGCGATCCAGCACAAACTGGCCGACATGGACACGAAGACACGCGCCGCACGACTGCTCATGCACGACGCCGCCGACAAGAAGATCCGCGGCGAGAACTTCGTCAAGGAGGCCGCACAGGCGAAGCTGTACGCCAGCGAAATCTCGCGCGAGGTCGCAAACGAAGGTATCCAGATCCACGGCGGGTACGGCTACACCAAGGACTTCCCCGCCGAGCGGTTCTACCGCGACGCGAAACTCAACGAAATCTACGAGGGCACGAGCGAAGTGCTGCGGAATACGATCGCTGCGCAGTTGCTAGACTGACGACAGCCGGCAGTCCCCGTTT
Above is a window of Natronorubrum tibetense GA33 DNA encoding:
- a CDS encoding MBL fold metallo-hydrolase; translation: MTVFSVTEGVYGIDVELFDSDVASVYCFDDDEPTLVDAGVAATADELLDGLEACGVSPADLSNVVLSHVHVDHTGAASALVDAAPDCDVYIHESTATHLENPAGLIESSRQAMGSHFDSMGEQGPVPAENVVGVPDEGTTVNIGANSLELIHAPGHSPDHLAVWNPERDLLFAAECLGIYFGRADQWLPPATLPNFDVDVIAETIDRLETLEPDRIIFPHFGVWPNDPEEAFETARTELHRYDERILELHEAADSLEETKRAVAEELLALSPPYDPVVESFFAKLLTEGYLRHHGRI
- a CDS encoding MaoC/PaaZ C-terminal domain-containing protein, whose amino-acid sequence is MAYSYEPHHFEAFEEGQTFRSPGRTITETDVTMQAALTGDWNELHTNAEFAEERDFGERIAHGAMTFNYALGMLMSIGILERTAYAFLGMDSMELPNPAYIGDTVSVEIEVTEARALESRNDVGLVVFETVMTTQEGTNVFRGDLKFFVCKTGQAEIDF
- a CDS encoding acyl-CoA dehydrogenase family protein, producing MEFRFTDEQRQIVEMVAEFVDDEVVPIADEIDHEDEFPHELVDELAELGLMGMPFPEEYGGAGLDYHAYPAALEEISRGSGGLGTIVAAHISLAGNMLYEFGDESQKEEYLTPVAEGTDIGAFALSEAGAGSDVPAMDTVAERDSAEGTSADPREATSASRDGDGYRINGGKLWISNGSVADTVTVFAKTDRDAGSKGISSFIVRPEADDGFIVEGTEEKLGDKGCPTAELRFDDLWIPEDRLLGEEGEGFVQALKTLNGGRITIAARSIGIAQAALDEATKYSQDREQFDQPISDFQAIQHKLADMDTKTRAARLLMHDAADKKIRGENFVKEAAQAKLYASEISREVANEGIQIHGGYGYTKDFPAERFYRDAKLNEIYEGTSEVLRNTIAAQLLD